The nucleotide window CCTCGAAGGCCGCCGCGCGGAGATCGAAGCGGGGCTGAAGCCGCTGTGAACTCCGTCTTCACGTATTAAGAGCAATTCCAGACAGTTGGCGGTTTCGCCACCTGCGCCCCTGCTATGCCTTGACGGGCATGCCGCAGGTGCGAGAAGACCCGGCTGAAGGCCGAGATTCGCCAGCGAAGTTTGAGACGGACCCGTCGATGAGCAAGTTCAACGAGGAGCGTGTGCTGAGCGTCCACCACTGGACGGACACGCTGTTCTCTTTCCGCACGACCCGTGACCCCGCGTTCCGCTTCCGCAACGGCGAGTTCGTGATGATGGGCATCGAGGTCGAGGGTCGTCCGCTCCTTCGCGCCTACAGCGTGGTCTCGGCCAATTACGAGGAGGAGCTGGAATTCTTCTCGATCAAGGTCGAGAACGGCCCGCTCACCTCCCGGCTGCAGCACCTCAAGGTCGGCGACCCGATCATGGTCGGCAAGAAGCCCACCGGCACGCTGGTGCTCGACAACCTGATGCCGGGCAAGAACCTCTATCTCCTCGGCACCGGCACCGGGCTCGCCCCGTTCATGTCGATCATCAAGGACCCGGAGACCTACGAGCGGTTCGAAAAGGTCGTCCTCGTCCACGGTTGCCGTCAGGTCTCGGAACTCGCCTATGGCGAGACGATCACGCAGGATCTGCCGAATCACGAATTCCTCGGCGAGGTCATCTCCGCCGGGCTGATCTACTATCCCACCGTCACCCGCGAGCCATTCCGTAACCGCGGCCGGATCACTGACCTGATGACCTCGGGCAAGCTGTTCGAGGATATCGGCCTGCCGCCGATGTCGGTCGAGAACGACCGGTTCATGCTCTGCGGCTCGCCGGACATGATCCGCGACACTCGCGAGATGCTGACCAGCGGCGGCTATGTCGAGGGCAACCACGGCGAGGCCGGCCACTACGTCATCGAGAAGGCCTTCGTCGAGAAGTGAGCGCGCGAGCCCGCGCGGTCTTCGTCGCCGGCGCCGGGACCGAGATCGGTAAGACCTACGCGACCGCTGCCCTGACGCGCGCCCTGCGCCGCCAGGGACGCAGCGTGTCGACCCTGAAGCCCCTGGCGAGCGGCGTTCCGTCCCTCGGCGATCCGGATTTCCGGTTCAGCGATACGGCGATCCTGCTGGACGCGCAGGGGCTCGCCGTGACCCTCGCGAACGTCGAAGCCTGCTCGCCCTGGCGCTTCACCGCGCCGCTCAGCCCCGACCTCGCCGCCGCGCGCGAGGGGCGGAGCCTGCATCTCTCCGACCTCGTCGGCTGGTGCGAGGCCCGGCTCCGGGAGGCGTCCGCAAAAACCGGGGCGACGTCCGACCCCATCGTCATCATCGAGGGCGTCGGCGGGCTGATGAGCCCGATCACGCCGGACGCGACCGGGCTCGACTGGCTCAAGGCCCTCGCCCTGCCGACCCTCCTCGTCTCCGGCAGCTATCTCGGGGCGATCAGCCACGCCCTGACGGCGGCCGAGACCCTGCGCCTGCACGGCCAGACGCTGCTCGGCATCGTCGTCTGCGAAAGCCTCGGCGCACCGACATCCCCCGAGACGGTGGCCGATGCCATCGCCCGCCACGTGCCGGCCCCGGTCCTTTGCATCGCCCGCGACGGCGAATGCCCGGACGCGTTGGCGCGGCTGGTCTACGGCATCGTCCCGGAAACCGTATCCGGGACGATGCCGTAGACTCTCGACGACGCACCATCTCGTCCGAAAACCGGTTCCTCCTTTTCGGGAGGATGCCCTCAGCTCTACCGCTCGGTTCACTGCCTGAAGGACAAGGAGGGTGTTTCGATCTCGCGGTGAACGGCCAAATGGGCCTTCGCCTCCAATGCGAGAGGCCGCCGTGCCTCCTCGATCTCGGCTCCGGCCAGGGCCGAGCTCGATGTCCTTCGGTCGGGTGTTATGACCCTCGATCAGGTTGGAATAGTAGCAGTTCATCATCCGGACGAACTCGGCGAGCTCCTTCCCGGAACCGGGATGAAGCGCGCTGCCGAGGTCGACGGAAGCGGCATGAATGTCAGTCGCCAGATCCGCGAGGATGCGCGGGATGTCGGATTCGAAATAGCACGGCTCGATCCGCGAGGGCGTTTCCAGAAGGTCCGTCATTCCTGCCGGTCGTCGCGTTCGAAGAAGCTGATTTTTGACAGTACGTTACACCGATATCCATCTCAACTTTGCCGATTCCGGCCGCCGATGTCGGTGACGAGCGGGCTGGCGTCCTCACCGTGAGGGGTGTGCACGGTTCCCTCCAACTGTCCGCCGCCGTGACATCCATCCCTGGACGGCGGGCGCGCCACCGCTAAGTTCGTTCTGCGGACACCGAATGCGTCCAAGCTCTTCGCGGAAGGATCGCCCATTGGCCCATCGGGATTTGGCCCATGAGGCGCCTGCAGAGAGCAGGGGGGCGCCGCGCGCCAACCTGCCCATGCTGCTCGGGGCGCTCGGCATCGTCTACGGCGATATCGGCACCAGTCCGCTCTATGCCTTCAAGGAAGCGGTGCGGGCGGCGAGCGGCGGAGCACCGCCCGCGCCCATCGCCGTCATCGGCGCGGTGTCGCTGATCTTCTGGGCGCTGATCCTCATCGTCTCGCTGAAATACGCCGTGCTGATCCTGCGGGCCGACAACAAGGGCGAGGGCGGCATCGTCGCCATGCTGGCGTTGCTGGGCGCCCGCCACGCCAAGCCCGGCACGCGCCAGGCGGCACTCCTCGTGGTCGGCCTCGTCGGCGCCGCCCTGCTCTACGGCGACGGCGCCATCACCCCGGCGATCTCGGTGCTGAGCGCGGTGGAAGGCCTCAAGGTGGCGGCTCCGGGACTCGACCATCTCGTCCTGCCGATCACCATCGCGATCCTGGTCGGGCTGTTTCTGGTGCAGAGCAAAGGCGTGGCCTTCATCGGTCGCATCTTCGGCCCGGTGATGGTGGTGTGGTTCATCGTCCTCGCCCTCCTCGGCCTGGGCGGCATCTGGCACGCGCCTCAGATCCTCGGCGCCCTCAACCCCTGGCGCGCGGTGGATTTCCTCGTCCATGCGGGCTGGCACGTGAGCTTCGCCATGTTGGGCGCGGCCTTCCTCGCCGTCACCGGCGGCGAGGCGATGTATGCCGATCTCGGCCATTTCGGCGCCAAGCCGATCCGCGTCGCCTGGTTCGGCCTCGTCCTGCCGGCCCTCGTCATCCATTACTTCGGCCAGGGCGGCCTGTTGCTGGTGGAGCCCGGCGCCATCGAGAACCCGTTCTACCGCCTGAGCCCGGACTGGGCCTATTACCCGCTGATCGCGCTGGCGACGCTCGCCACCGTCATCGCCTCGCAGGCCATCGTCTCGGGCGTGTTCTCGCTCACCCAACAATCGATCCAGCTCGGCTTCCTGCCGCCCATGCGGGTGGTCCACACCGCGCGCGACGAGCGCGGCCAGATCTACGTGCCGGTGATCAATTGGCTGATGGCGGCGGCGACGCTGACCGCCGTCCTCACCTTCGGATCGTCCGACAAGCTGGCGGGCGCCTACGGCATCGCCGTGTCCTCGCTCATGGCGATCACCACCCTGCTCGCCGCCCTGGTGGCGCTGAAATGGGGCTACAACCCCATCGCGGTCGTCGCCGTCAACGGCTTCTTCCTCGTCATCGATCTCGTCTTCCTCGGCGCCAACAGCGTGAAGCTGTTCGAGGGCGGCTGGTTTCCGCTGGTCCTCGCCGGCTTCGTCGCCTTCCTGATGCTGACCTGGCGCAAGGGGAACCTCCTGGTGGAGGATGCCCGCGTGACGCTGCGGCAGCCCGAGGCGCAGTTCATCGAGCAATTGCGCCGCGAGCCTCCGATCACCCTGCCGGGCAACGCCGCCTTCCTGTCCTCGGCGACGAGCGGCATTCCGCTTCACCTGTCGCGCTTCGTCGAGCGCAGCCATGCCCTGCACAAGCGCATCCTGATCGTCACCGCGCTCTACGAGGAAGCGCCGAGCATTCCGCGCGACAAGCGGGCCGAGGTCACGCAGATCACGCCCGACATCTTCCGCCTCGTCCTGCATTACGGCTTCATGGAGGATGCCTCGATTCCCGACGGCCTGCGCTGCGCCGTGGAAAGCGGCACGCTGCCG belongs to Methylobacterium sp. 77 and includes:
- the bioD gene encoding dethiobiotin synthase, producing the protein MSARARAVFVAGAGTEIGKTYATAALTRALRRQGRSVSTLKPLASGVPSLGDPDFRFSDTAILLDAQGLAVTLANVEACSPWRFTAPLSPDLAAAREGRSLHLSDLVGWCEARLREASAKTGATSDPIVIIEGVGGLMSPITPDATGLDWLKALALPTLLVSGSYLGAISHALTAAETLRLHGQTLLGIVVCESLGAPTSPETVADAIARHVPAPVLCIARDGECPDALARLVYGIVPETVSGTMP
- a CDS encoding KUP/HAK/KT family potassium transporter yields the protein MLLGALGIVYGDIGTSPLYAFKEAVRAASGGAPPAPIAVIGAVSLIFWALILIVSLKYAVLILRADNKGEGGIVAMLALLGARHAKPGTRQAALLVVGLVGAALLYGDGAITPAISVLSAVEGLKVAAPGLDHLVLPITIAILVGLFLVQSKGVAFIGRIFGPVMVVWFIVLALLGLGGIWHAPQILGALNPWRAVDFLVHAGWHVSFAMLGAAFLAVTGGEAMYADLGHFGAKPIRVAWFGLVLPALVIHYFGQGGLLLVEPGAIENPFYRLSPDWAYYPLIALATLATVIASQAIVSGVFSLTQQSIQLGFLPPMRVVHTARDERGQIYVPVINWLMAAATLTAVLTFGSSDKLAGAYGIAVSSLMAITTLLAALVALKWGYNPIAVVAVNGFFLVIDLVFLGANSVKLFEGGWFPLVLAGFVAFLMLTWRKGNLLVEDARVTLRQPEAQFIEQLRREPPITLPGNAAFLSSATSGIPLHLSRFVERSHALHKRILIVTALYEEAPSIPRDKRAEVTQITPDIFRLVLHYGFMEDASIPDGLRCAVESGTLPKDFLDDLTIFIGHETIIPKSDDRGMATWRETIFAFLLRNAETTGAQFCIPTRQLVEVGTEIEI
- a CDS encoding ferredoxin--NADP reductase, translating into MSKFNEERVLSVHHWTDTLFSFRTTRDPAFRFRNGEFVMMGIEVEGRPLLRAYSVVSANYEEELEFFSIKVENGPLTSRLQHLKVGDPIMVGKKPTGTLVLDNLMPGKNLYLLGTGTGLAPFMSIIKDPETYERFEKVVLVHGCRQVSELAYGETITQDLPNHEFLGEVISAGLIYYPTVTREPFRNRGRITDLMTSGKLFEDIGLPPMSVENDRFMLCGSPDMIRDTREMLTSGGYVEGNHGEAGHYVIEKAFVEK